The genomic stretch gagaaaaaataaactaatacaaaaaagtaaaaaataaaaaaaatcgcaaaacaatacaaaatggaATCTTCAAGCAGTGAGGATGATTTTGTCCATGCTCttcttaaaaagagaaaaaataaaggaCATATTGGGTCCATCCAATTATATGATATAGAGAGGAAGGAGAGAATCATTTTTGTGTGCACCTCCTTAAGGAGCTGCGGGATTATCCTGGGCGATTCAAAATTTACTTTAGAATATCAGTCAAATTTGATGCTTTGCTAGCGTTACTGGAGCCACATATTATAAAGAAGACCACTAATTTCTGTGAACTCAGTGTACAAGGACCTTTATAGTCCATTGTGCTGCAAGATGAAATGGGTGAACTTGTCAGACACAATTCCGGATTTTGGCGTTCGCTTGTACAGTCGAACCCgatccaaacttttttttatgacagacGAAAGCTttggaggcagtgtgtaaacatgATTGACATAAAATgaggtcatatttatttttaaaaatgcgaAAATTTCAGACGGAAATTTCAGACTCggtgtgcaatgacctttatTTCACATTAGtaaattgtctttttgttttaagaatTCAACGTTAAATGTTCTCGACACACACTTGCTCCTCTGGGATCTTCAGTGGTTTTGCCCTGTTATGTTGGTAAACCCTTACCAATGAATAGTCTGAAGGTGGAATGGAGAAGAACAGGCTCAGATGCAGACTCTGATTCAGATCCAGAGACAAACTCAGGGACTCTGGTTCATCTGTATGAAAATGGTGAGAGTCGAGCAGAAGCCCAGCAGCAGGATTATCAGGATAGAGCTCATTTCTTTACTGAGGAGATTCAACATGGAAACTTCTCCCTCCGTCTGGACAATCTGACAGCTGAAGATGAAGGAGAATACACATGTACAGTTTACAGTGAACAGAGATTTGTGTTTTCAGTCAAGGCAAGATTGATACTGAGACTGCTAGGTAAGTCAACAGATCCTTAATCAATTGGTTAAGTGAATTGTAATATGAGTTTGAATCAtagtaattagaataaattGTCAGATGTTATTTTGAAGCACTGAGATTGTAGTTTAGTTCTTTGTTCAGAagatatccaccttattcttcaatgtgGAAGTACGTCTATGGGTGAGACGTCCATTTCGTTATCTTCTGTaaggaaataacaagaagaataataacagtaacatgcagtaaactgtaaaactgtttgcagtacaaaccagtgtgctcataattaagataatacattaaaataatatggtaagacacaccaatttgtaatatcaagcagcaaaattggctgtttaatacagctaaaaatagctgtacAATGTGAGGCCAGAcccattacatttacaaatggccgcataCACGTTTATggaaagaataaggtggatagagaTATATGTGTGGCTAAACATATGTGAAAGAGATGTAGATACAACAGACACAGTTTGTCCAAATAATAAGACTGTCTGTTCTTACATATTACCCAAGATCTAGACTAAATTTCTTCTAAATTAAACTTTTCtatgctgtttattttataGCCACTCACAAAAGACTGTAATTTACATACATTAATGGGTtttgaataatatgtaattatttatttgtttttttttgtttttttattgtgcataaATTTAAAGTGCTTGcatataaaatgtttcataagAATTTTGCAGATGAGCATGCAACATACATGAGATTTAAAACATCTATGAAAGTGGGaccaatatttaattaaaacataatttatccATTTGTCTAAATgtgagctgttttattttttttttctgtccagACACAGTCTTCCGTCTTCAGATGTTTCTCGTTTTCTGTCCAAATATTCTGATGTTTCTTGCTTTTGTCCTCTGGGGTGTTTCTGAAGGTCAGTAATTCACTACTGATTAATTATCAATGCATTGTAAtgtattattcaaatatttgtttagatGTTCAGTAATATCTGGTGTTTGTTTCAGGGTCTCTGTATGAGACGGTCTCTTGTTGTGCTCTTTATTGTCTGAGGCCTCTCATGTTGCTCTGGACGGCTCCGTATGTGAATGAGTTCCCAGGTGATTCATCATTGCCAGTTTATTTGAGAAAATATACTTCATGAATTACAATACACAGATTGTTTTCACATGAACTAAATAATCTGTCAAtacctgaatatattttacagtgttttattgGCATTTGTGTTTCATTGTGTTGGTGTTGTAAATGATATTGTGGATGTAATAACTTCATCTCTTCTGTTTTACAGGCAAGATAAAAGCATGGATTAAAAATTACAGTTACGAGgcagaatatgtttttttctctgcTGTTTTTTATTCAGGTAAATTAATCCAAATGTACATCAACAGTCATTatcataaacacattaaaatgcacattaaCAGCTGAACAACCATTACATTTCAATGATGTACTATTCTCaacatcaaacaaaaaaaaaaaaacataaataaataaaaaataaagatattccaCTTAGACTGAGACTGAAGCTAAAGCTACTTCTACATCACATCTCAAGATGTTGG from Labeo rohita strain BAU-BD-2019 unplaced genomic scaffold, IGBB_LRoh.1.0 scaffold_2689, whole genome shotgun sequence encodes the following:
- the LOC127159965 gene encoding uncharacterized protein LOC127159965, which gives rise to MNSLKVEWRRTGSDADSDSDPETNSGTLVHLYENGESRAEAQQQDYQDRAHFFTEEIQHGNFSLRLDNLTAEDEGEYTCTVYSEQRFVFSVKARLILRLLDTVFRLQMFLVFCPNILMFLAFVLWGVSEGSLYETVSCCALYCLRPLMLLWTAPYVNEFPGKIKAWIKNYSYEAEYVFFSAVFYSVLIKSAWDKSLNYTGFEGVIIIILFVIVTLFSLFFIIFCKYLFPSRVSDMNVL